The Clostridium sporogenes region TTTATAATAGAACCTTCTAGGTTATCTTCTTTTATATCTTTTGTATAAGATAAACTTTCTTTAGCACTTTTTTTATTTTTTAAAGCATCTTTTAAAATTATTTTTTTATATATATCCATTATATTCCCCCAAAAATATTACTATATGTAGTTTATGAAATATAAGGGGATTTTGTGAATATGTTTAAGATAATATTTCGGATATATAGAAATATCTATGATTTATATCATCTATGCTTTTATAACTTATTAAAATAGGAGAGTTCTATTAATGAAAGTATCAAGTACAAATATTTATATAAAGAATAAAATTATATATAATAAACTCCCACTTATATAAGTGGGAGTGAGTTATCATTTAGCACCAACAAACAGGTCTAGGTCTACATAGACAATTGCAAATTATTGCTATTATTATAATAAATGCTAATATCCAGCAAATCCAACCACAACACCACATAAAGATACCTCCTTTGTGTATAAAATTAGCCTGTCAATATATAATATTCAATTAAAAAAAAATTGTTTATCTTTAAAGCTATTTTTTAATTTAAATTAGAAAATCAAAGCAATTTTATATAAATGCATAAAAATCATTAAAAATAGTAATATTAAAAATGAGATAGTAACATTTTTCATAAACAGTAATATAATATATATGAAACAAAAGAAAAATAGAATGGACAACCTTTAAAATTTACAGGGAAAGGTGATAAAAATATGAATGTATTTCATTTACTCCCTATAAGCATATCTTATTTTGAGATTAGTGATATAGAAGAAAAACAGTTAGAAAAAGAATACAAAAAATTTATATCTAATATAAAAAAATTGGATTGCACAGATTTAAATGAGGAAAATTTTACAGCTGAAATTCAATTAGATTTATTTTCTATAGGTTTTAAAGCGAATAAAGAGATTAGTGTATTGCTTATATATAAAAATTATATTTTAGAAAAAAAAGAAATGGATCCATATAATCCATTAAAAAAAATTTGTATAGATACAGGAAATGAAAAATTAAATTTAATATTAGAGTTAGTAAGTTTAAAACCATATAAAATAAAAATAAGTGGAGATTCCTATGACAAATGTGATAGAAAGTGGGAAGTAAAAAAGTTTAATCAAATTATAGTCTTATAAGCTAAATAAATTGTTTTTATACTGCTGATAAAATCTTTTGTCAGCAGTTTTTTATATTATAATAAAGAAATAATTACTATAGGTTTAAATTTTATCTTAGTTTTAATAAACTTTAATAAAATATGTTTCTGTAATTCATATTTCCATAATTCATAGTATTAGCTAAAATCATATTATGATTTAAAGAATTTATTAAAGTATAGTATATACCTAATCTGCAATTTATTAAATTCCAGTTTATATTTTGAAGAAAAGTATTCATATATTTTTCTTTATCTGTTCCAAAATCCATAAAATAAGCATGCTCATACACATCCATTATAAGTAAAGGATAGGAAAGCCATAGGGCACCATTATCGTGAGAATCAGAGCCAAAAATGTGAAGTTTATTATCTAAAGGATCTATACCTAGTACAACCCATCCTCTCATAGTCTTACCAGTTTCTTTAAATAGTTCCGTGAAGTTTTCTACGGAATTAAAATCTTCTAGGAGCTTATCTAATATAGGTCCATTCATAGGAATATATCCAGAAGTCATATTTTCAAAATATAATTCATGCAATTTAACTCCGTCTAAGGCATAACTTTCTCCTCGTTTTATACATCTTAATTTGCTAAAAGTGGAATTACTATTTTTAAAATCTTCAGAGTTATTAGGTATACTCCAAATTTCATTTAGTTTATTTACATATCCATTATATAATTTATAATGGGCATTTAATTGATTCAAACTTATTCCTTTTACATTATTAAAATTATAATCTTTAGCAATTATCATTTTAATATCTCCTAAAAAATTTTTCCATCAATATTATTATATTTATATAAATAAATTTGGATACTTATATAATCAAAAATGAATACTTTATTAAAAAATAATATAAATATATTTAAAAAATATAAAATTGTGGTAAAATTATAATATGTTTGTAATTAATTGACAATTATAACCTATTAGGGGGAGAGGAATATGAGTATTAAAATAACTACTCTGATAGAAGATTCTAAAAATGAAGAAAGTGAATTGATAGAGGAGCATGGGCTTTCTATGTACATAAATACTCCTAGATGTAATATAATATTTGATACTGGTTCTTCTGGAAACTTTATAAAGAATGCTGACAAATTAAATATTAATTTACATGAGACTAATTATATGATACTAAGTCATGCTCATTATGATCATTGCGGAGGCGTAAGAAGTTTTATAGAAAATATAAAATGTTATCCAGAATTATATGTAAGTGAAAATTTTTTTGAAAATAGCAATAAATTTAAAATAGGGAAAGAAATAGAAAATAAATATTTAGGTATAGATTTTGATGAGAAATATTTAACAGATAATGGTATACCTATAAATTATGTTGAGCAAGATATTTTAGAAATAGAACCTAATATATTTATAGTTACAAATTTTAAAGAGGATAATAATTTTGAAGAGTTTACATCTAATATGGTAATAAAAAAAGGAGAAGGATATATATTAGATAATTTCAAAGAAGAAGTAGCATTGGTTATAGATACTTACAAAGGACTAGTAGTTTTAGTTGGTTGTAGTCATGTGGGAATTATTAATATATTAAATAGTATAAGTAAAAGATTAAATAGAAGAATATATGCTGTATTAGGAGGAACTCACTTGATTAAATGTGATGAAAATAGAATAAATAAAACTATAGAAGCTTTTAATGAATTAGATATTAGCATTATAGGACTTTCCCATTGCACAGGAGAATTTGCTACAATAAAATTGAAAGAATTAGAGGATAGATTTTTCTTAAATAATACAGGGAATATATTAGAAATATAAAGCTATAGGAATAGATATTAAGTTTTTAATTTATCTATTCCTATAGCTTATTTTTATCCCATGACTATCCGTTCTTTATTCTCATTTTTTTCAAAATGGAAGTAAAGAGCGTGTACATCCCTAGATAACGATTTCTAAGCTTTAGAGGAAGTAAAAACTTCCTCTGAAGCTTAGAAATATGTTTATACTCTTAAATTTAAAGTATAAAAGTATATTTAATTTATTATTAAACTTCTTTATAATCTACATCAATTACATTTTTTTCAGAAATATCAGGTATATCATTAGGAGATAAATTATCAAATTTCTCAAAGGTTTTTCCTTTATTTTTTCTATTATTAAAGCCTTTTTTATTTATCTTCCATGATTTTATATAATTAACTAATTTATATATCCCGAACAATACTAAACCTGCTACTACAACTATAGGAAGTACAGAAAAAATTAAAAAATTAGCTAAAAATAAGATTAATATAAACAACAAAACTCCACTTATCTTCCAAGAATTATTGCTTGTAAATGGCATAAAAAACGATCTCCTTTTATATAAATTTAATTTATAATTTATTATATCATAATAGAAAAAACAAATAATATAATTTATCTTAAGATTGTATTAACAAAGTATTAATATAAGGAAATTATGACTTAACAACCTTTAAAGGTTGTTATAATAATTTCCTACTGGGAGAAAACCCACAAAAGGATGATTTTGTTCCGATACTCTACACAAAATCTTTAATTATAATATTTATGCTAAGTTAATTATTGATTTAAAAATTATAAGATTAAATTTTAATTTAATATAGATGAGTTCAAAAAAGCCATAGCGCCGCCGGAGGCTTTCTATAAAAATTAGTATTTAGTTTTATGTGAAAAATTTTAAGTTTAATTAAACATAATTGGCGTAGCAATTATAATTGAATTGGAATTTATAGAGGCAGTAAGAAGTAAGAAGTAAGAGTTATGGATAAAATTCATAGAGTTTTTTATAGTTTAGTATACTTATTAACTAGTCCATCTTAACTATTACTTATTCATAACCTATCCACTATTAAATTTGTTTGCTATCTCAAATGGTTTAAATTGTAGGTGCATACATTATAAATCTTATGAAAATATAGTCTTTTGACATGCTCCCGCATTAATTTCCTATGGAAAATTTTTTGAAGTCCTTACTATAAAAATATAAATAACTTAAAGTTTTTTTTACCACTTATAAAAAATTTAAACACCATAAAAAGGATGCTATAATTGTGGATTTTACATAACAGAGTGGAGTAAAATCTTCCTTTTGTACTTTCCCTTCCCCATAGGAAATTTTCTTTAAGGAGTTATAGCTCCCCTTGGTTTTAAAATAGGGATATGTGGTGTAAAAGGCATTTGAACAAAACTAGAGATTCTTAGTTATTTTTGCAAAATATATGTATGTTCTAAATTATTGTTCGAACGTTCAGTGAGTTATAATTTGGAACCATATATTTTAAGCAAAAATAACTTAGAATCTCTTATTGAAGTGAGTTGCCTTTGTAACCGCATATCCCTTTTTTAAACCAAGGATAGTATAACCCCTTTTAATTCGTAATTTCCTTATTATATGTCTATGTTTCTGTCTATTAGTTGGGATAAAGAAATGAATGTATCCGTTCTTTGTATGCCTTCAACTCTTTGTATTTTATTCATTAATAAATCTTGTAAATGAGTTATGCTCTGACATATTACTTTTACAAATATAGAATATTGGCCTGTTGTGTAATGGAGTTCTGTTATTTCTTTAATTTCGTTTAATTCTTTTAATACGGAATTAAAGTAAGAGGCTTTATCTAAATAAATTCCTATGAAACAGCAAACATCATAGCCCAGTTTAGAATTATCTATTATAAGTTTTGTACCTTTTATTATGCCTA contains the following coding sequences:
- a CDS encoding Lrp/AsnC ligand binding domain-containing protein, translating into MDLNIDGLDELDLQILEILIKDSRTPFLEIARKCHVSGGTIHVRMKKMHDIGIIKGTKLIIDNSKLGYDVCCFIGIYLDKASYFNSVLKELNEIKEITELHYTTGQYSIFVKVICQSITHLQDLLMNKIQRVEGIQRTDTFISLSQLIDRNIDI
- a CDS encoding MBL fold metallo-hydrolase, whose translation is MSIKITTLIEDSKNEESELIEEHGLSMYINTPRCNIIFDTGSSGNFIKNADKLNINLHETNYMILSHAHYDHCGGVRSFIENIKCYPELYVSENFFENSNKFKIGKEIENKYLGIDFDEKYLTDNGIPINYVEQDILEIEPNIFIVTNFKEDNNFEEFTSNMVIKKGEGYILDNFKEEVALVIDTYKGLVVLVGCSHVGIINILNSISKRLNRRIYAVLGGTHLIKCDENRINKTIEAFNELDISIIGLSHCTGEFATIKLKELEDRFFLNNTGNILEI
- a CDS encoding superoxide dismutase; translation: MIIAKDYNFNNVKGISLNQLNAHYKLYNGYVNKLNEIWSIPNNSEDFKNSNSTFSKLRCIKRGESYALDGVKLHELYFENMTSGYIPMNGPILDKLLEDFNSVENFTELFKETGKTMRGWVVLGIDPLDNKLHIFGSDSHDNGALWLSYPLLIMDVYEHAYFMDFGTDKEKYMNTFLQNINWNLINCRLGIYYTLINSLNHNMILANTMNYGNMNYRNIFY